The Plasmodium brasilianum strain Bolivian I chromosome 11, whole genome shotgun sequence nucleotide sequence CGTGTTGTTTGTGTAGTATAAAATAAGTTTTCGCTGCTCGAAAATCTATTAAACGTGAGAATGAGAAaagaataatgaaatatgtaagcgtatatatatatatacatttatatatacgtatacatatatgtgtatgtacatgtaaatgcctttttcccctttttacAATAAGTATGAACTAATTACCCAGCGGAAGAGcacaaggaaaaaaaaatatattctaatcTGCTATTTACGTAAATGTAGTTAAATTTAATCATCTTATTGTCTTTCTTGTTCTCTCCTTTATcgtataaattttcatttaaattagtGTTGTTATCAGCAAATGGTAATTCTGTATactcctttttatattttttattatttagatGAACAAAAATCATGGGAAAAAATTTTGACAGTTCTTCTACGTAAGCCactataaaaaagaagtCTGCACAACAGACGCAACAAAATAACTGtattgtatgcatatattcaCACACACCCTCATTTGTATACCTATTTGTGCATTTAAGCTTTTGTAtgactatatatatttaagcgTATATGGAGCATGTTTCTACATATTAATGTATAGACACATAACatacaaaaatgtaataattaggtacatttataaaactcttaaaatatttgaatttatgtattagttttatttttttacagaaGAATACAGCTAGTGAGCACATAAGTAGAGGAGTTTCCTTGATTTCCTTTAAAAAGCATATatgacaaaaataaaaaaaacaaaatgataaGATATATTCTAAAATGCCtgcaaaaaatattgatagTATAGCTCCATATAATATCATTTCTATAACATgcgaaaattttattttccttttgaTTTTTCTTCGAAACCTAtagttaataataataaaaaagaaaaaaaaaaaaaaaggatgtaaaataatgatataaatatatgataatcGAAACATGtaagatttaaaaataagagatGGTGgaactaaaaataaaataatggatatgttataatttttaaccAATATAGATAAACACAActaggaaaaaaagaatatattaaataaacaattCCTTTATTTCCATGGGTAATACATGAAAAACCttgtaaatttaaagaaataaaataattaatctCATAAGAGTGTTAAATGAGGTTTACCGGTGAGTGTGTGCATGATTTTATACTTACATAtttgcttatatatacacacatatatgggcaagtaaatatatatattttaaaagaaaaaaaagtttaaaaataCCTAGCAGCAATATTACAGAGAAAAAACAGTACAACATGCGagcaatttttataaaagaaatgttttctacattttttgtgTAGACTTCTTCGTAGTAGTCATCTGTCTATATATAAgtgaaaatatgtatatgagcAAATAGGCAGATAAGCCTATACACAAAACGAGTATATAAATTAGAATGTACAAAGTggaacacatatatatatgtcgtGGGCACAAATTGtttaaacatttttgaaTCATATAAAGACAAACAATTATGTTTAGGTATCACAATATTTATGTAGAATGTGAATATTTCTTAAGAAGGGTTTTCCCTCCTATTTCTTAagcattttattatattttataactatTAGAAATTTAAACttatagaataattaataagcaaaataagCAATCTACAAAACtgtatacaatattttttttgttcttcaaAGTTtgtataaagatatatatatgtatataccaATTTCCTATAATACATTGTAAAATACTTTAAGACTATAAACGTTTAAggcaaatatttttaagtttattacacaaaaaaaaaagaaaaagaaaaagaaaataataaacagggaaagaacaatatttattccttttttataattcccaaaaaaaaaaaatgaaaaaaagcaaaataaaaatacgaaatataatactgtaaatatatgtctatatgtatgtatatatatatataaatatatatgtacactaGAGATAAAATTGATTGTACCTAATGAAATCCATCTTGCATTAGTAgtgcatttttcttttcattttattcagGTAAATTATAAGCTGTATGTTAATTAAATAagcacatttattttatgtgacaaaaacaaaaaaaaaaaaaaaaaaaatggaaaggaAAGGAAATGAGGaggagaaataaaagaaaagaaaaattatttacaagCATATTgcttgaatatttttataatggcATTATAGttcgcattttttttttttttttgatctaatacttttaaaaaatattacacctttgaaaattttggcaaatatatttattaatacgCTAATATTCataggataaaaaaaatgtagttactatttccataaaataatactttcTTAAGATAATGTAAATTCTTAAAACGTTCTTTTACAACTTCAAGCTTAAAAGTAGTGTAAACGAATTACACTTACTTTTTTAATGGGAGTTATTTCATGTGTAGTAGCAGTAAAGAATGCTTAACATTTTGAAATTAGATACTTATgggaaaatttttaaattatagttagaaaaaagaaattgttctgaaaataagaacaaaaaatgcaaaaaagggaaaaggtaaaaaaatgaatgaaaaagatgaagaagaatACGAAAAGCAAATTTTTATTGGAacttttgttaataattcatTCCCCAAAATTGggataaatgaatatatgtaactTAACATTAGAACGGAGTATTTTAACAGTGAGCTTATTTTCCtcaatattaaaatataataaataagaataatgaatgttcaattatttatttctcatttgaaaaaaaaaaaaaaaaattttatttatccttATAATAATTGGAAATGAtattaagaaattatttCTAAACTCCCATCgttatttaacatatatacatacataaatgtatgtatgtatgtatgtatgtatgtatgtatgtatgtatgtatgtatgtatgtatgtatgtatgtatgtatgtatgtatgtatgtatgtatgtatgtatgtatgtatgtatgtatgtatgtatgtatgtatgtatgtatgtatgtatgtatgtatgtatgtatgtatgtatgtatgtatgtatgtatgtatgtatgtatgtatgtatgtatgtatgtatgtatgtatgtatatatgtagtatGTATAATTACTACGCGCTAAAACAGCTGCGTTAAGATCGAcactaatattttttttaaaaagatcaAAAAAGCCAAGtttaacataataaattgttgtaaaaaatatattataaaacaattCAGTATGACATTATcacaaaatgaaatattatgaaatgtCATAAAacgcaataaaaaaaaaaaatatttacatagatataagtatttatacacctatatataatatgtgtatacaataatttatataacaaattagaaaaacagtttagaaaaatattttatattatgtgcagtccattaaagaaaaaacaattttttttttttttttaatatgtaatttttttttttaattgtataatgtttaaataaaaaaaaattataatttttatatttaattttatatgtattcctgtaatttatctttttttttttctttaaaaattattcctttCACATGTTGATTATggaatgtttttattattttcaattttattattatttttttatgctttcgtgttttcattaattattttacattttaataaaaaaataaattatacagaaatattaaatcaaaactaaaatttttttaaaaaaatgttaaggAAAATGTATGGTGCaatttaaacaaattattaaattattttttaacattgtATTCATTATGAGAATTTTCATATGTTAATGGAAAATAAGAAAGCTATAAttgataatatttaaaagttatttttgtatacatatatttttttttttattatttttttatataaataatatatgtaaatataaataaaaataattaaatatacatatagttgtggttatatataaagatggggatttttttaaagttacATAAAAGCGTTTACGCTAACTGTAAATCTTATGTGTACAAAAGTTCAGGACATTCAATACTTGATAACTTATTTGATGCTTATTGGAATCTTTGTGTTAAATTAATTCcaaaagtaataattttcgtttttcttttaattttttattggtTCTTCAGTTGTcacctttttcctttttttgttccattcATTTCCGCAACTATTGTTTTTGGCTGTCCATctattgtaattatttaataattatttaattattttcaccttgaagaaatttttttttcatattttcccACGTTTTAGTCAGTAACAGCTAATATGTTGACACTAATAGCGTTCTTATGTTCAACAAtagcatttttaattatgtatcTCTTCGATATATcgaataaaaagaatgattatatatttttgtatataagtttctttttatttatgtaccaAGTAAGtttctatattataaattttttttacacaatATTCATCCATATTTTAAGTTATTTTTCACacacaaaaattaattttttttttttttttcaataatataGACACTTGATGCGCTTGACGGAAAACAAGCTAGGAGGACAAATACTAGTTCTCCACTGGGACAATTGTTTGATCATGGATGTGACTCCATAACATCAGTATGTagatttattaatttttgttatgtaattattaattCATCAAATTTTACAATCGTTTCTCCCTTTTTTTGTAGTCCTTGTTTGTTTTCATTGGTGGAAAGGTTACCTGCTTACCGAAGGGATTATGTTTCTTTActgtaattttaaaatgtgataaacagggaaaaaataaaaacaattagAAATTGCAATCAGAGATTTTTCTTCTGTCatatcatttcttttttattattacagttTTTGTCAATAGTTCAACTTCAGGCATACATGTTTTCGGTAATGGAGAAGAACCACGAAAAAATGCctattcatatatgtatttatatgtatatgtatgtgtatttttatgttttgatatattatttttttcatataaatgtatcGTTTTTAGTGGATCGAACATTACACAAAAGTGTATAACACCTCCCTTGGATCAATTGGAGTTACCGAATCGGATATCTTTGtaagagaaataaataatgtgaACAGAAttttgtgtgtatgtatgtgtgtatacatGCACTTGTCTTCACGTGTTAACTTGTTCACTTgtttatttgtacatatattcttttctttttttttttaagataatAGCCTTGTGCGTAGTTCGAGGAATAAAAGGAGCGGCAATATATGAGAGCGCAACCTTGAAAGATATACTACCAGGAACCGTGTGgtttggaaaataaaattgaaaaaaaaaaattcttcctttcataatttatatttcatatcaTTTAGCTCgaataatttatgtaattaatttttgtgtaattttaattttatttttatatttcattttattttatttttctttttagcaCGTTTTTGGGTAAAACTGTCATAAACATAAGATTACTTACCATTCTTTCGGTCATAGTTTACTTTTTGTAAGgaacgaaaaaatatatcgtattttttttgccaTTTTATCCTtcttttatgtacatattacatattttcattataaattAAGCACGTActgtataattaataattattaatcaTTTGCTCTTACTTTTTAAAGCCTTATACGTTCCCTTATAAGAAGCTTATACATGGGAGTGAAGACTGccaagaagaaaaaaaaagaagctgCACGTAAAACTTACACATATTCgtatatacctatatatatataacccATACTTGCACGTATCTAATTATAGTAATGtacaatttttgtttttctaatgcctaaattttctttcttcGTTTTCACAGTACAACTACTAacgtattttctttttatattagttCAATATTACTTCTATGAATCAAGTaagaaattaaatgaaatataaaggaagaaatttatattaagagaaaattaaactgttaaaatatgttttattaattattcatCCTATaaatatcttcttttttttttttttttagctctaacaaaaaaaaatgaactattattttttacaatagtGGGATTGTATTCTGCTTTTTATACGTTACATATGAATTTGtctaatattttaaaagtaatttcatattttataatttttccaaaTATTCCACATGTGcacctatatatatgtatacatttttgtatgtaatgcatatttatatgtgcgTAACATAGAACTGCAAAATTCCTGTGTGttcgtaatattttttactttttgtacgttatagtaataataaaagctATATTCGTAAATAAAAtcacatatattaaaactatatatatataaatattttttttttttttttatcctttttatatatataatatttatttatactcatgcatatatgtatgtatttttcctttttttagaTAAAAATGGACTACTTTCCCCTACCAATCATGGTTTACTACTTTTTCattgcatttttatttgtaaaacgCAGAACAAATCATCATTTGTTAGATTATGCTGTATTTAATGAAAaccatattttatattacat carries:
- a CDS encoding protease yields the protein MIFVHLNNKKYKKEYTELPFADNNTNLNENLYDKGENKKDNKMIKFNYIYVNSRLEYIFFSLCSSAGFSSSENLFYTTQTTRQNFLTVITLRNLICVLFHMCCSGVSSNNVASHVHSKNTKDQIVKTRIRNRVCIF
- a CDS encoding choline/ethanolaminephosphotransferase, whose translation is MGIFLKLHKSVYANCKSYVYKSSGHSILDNLFDAYWNLCVKLIPKSVTANMLTLIAFLCSTIAFLIMYLFDISNKKNDYIFLYISFFLFMYQTLDALDGKQARRTNTSSPLGQLFDHGCDSITSSLFVFIGGKVTCLPKGLCFFTWIEHYTKVYNTSLGSIGVTESDIFIIALCVVRGIKGAAIYESATLKDILPGTVCTFLGKTVINIRLLTILSVIVYFFLIRSLIRSLYMGVKTAKKKKKEAALQLLTYFLFILVQYYFYESTLTKKNELLFFTIVGLYSAFYTLHMNLSNILKIKMDYFPLPIMVYYFFIAFLFVKRRTNHHLLDYAVFNENHILYYMLIFGTLYLFDYAYTKEDYYAAEKKKENNKITFIKKIK